From Aegilops tauschii subsp. strangulata cultivar AL8/78 chromosome 5, Aet v6.0, whole genome shotgun sequence:
GGTGTGATGGCCCATGTATGAGGTCCTTCCATGCCAAAATAGGAACTGGCGAGGACTCCTATTGTGATACCCTTGGGTTCACTGAGGCAGAAGTTGAGGTAGCTTTTGAAATTCTGAGTGGTAAAGATAGCATGAAATTCAAACTTCTGTTTTCTTTATTGAGTTTTCTCTTTCAATGTGTTTTAGGCAATGAAAACTTTTCTGTGCAAGAACTGTGAGTATAAGCAACACCAGTGTTTTATTTGTGGAGTATTAGAGCCTTCGGATGGACCAACTGCTAAGGTACATTGTCATTGTTTTAGCTTTTTCACTCTGGTTTCATTGTTCATTAACAATAAAGTGATTTTCGGTGCTTATCGGCAACGTTTAATTACTTATTATGCATTAATCTTGCTGTTACTTGGACTTAAAAGCGGCAATCATTATTTGCAGTTTTAGGTTTTCAACCACTATACAGCCAGCATTACCTAGGAATACAGAACTAGAAGTAGTACTATGAAAGAGCATCTAGTTGACATTTCATAAAGTAGACATTCTGAATGTTATGAGATAGTTTAGTTGTTCTAGCAGTTATGTAGTAGGGGCATTTAGTACCATTTTATCTGTAAATTTTGGCTATTGCAATAAGCCAATAACTAACGATTAGGTAATTAAATTGTTACTATGACCGTATTTCAGCGCTATGAATGGAGTAATTGCATTGTTCTAGCTGTTAGAAAGTGCATCTACTTAAGTATCAATGTGAATCATATTTTATTCAGTGCTTTATAGTTATGTAGTTTTGCTAATTATGATATCATTCTTTAGGTGTTTCTTTGTAACAATGCTACATGTGGGTACTTTTACCACCCCAAATGTGTTGCAAGAAAACTTCATCCTAACAACAAGATTGAAGCCTTAGAAAAAGAGAACAAGATAATAGGTGGATCTTCATTTACGTGCCCCATTCATTGGTGTTTTCACTGTAAAGGCTTGGAGGATAGATCACAAGAACAATTGCAGTTTGCTGTTTGCAGACGCTGTCCAAAGTCATATCATAGAAAATGTTTGCCGAGGTGCTGCTACCATTCTCTTTTTAAATTTCTTAATCCATATATGGTCTCTTCTGTTCTTCTCATACTCGAGATATTTCAGAGAAATACCCTTTGAAGATAGCAATGAGGACATTGTTACACGAGCCTGGGACCTTTCAAAAAGAATTTTGATCTATTGCTTGTATGTAGTAACTTCTTCCCTTATATTTGTTAAATGCTGTCTACATTGTTCATATACTGAGTTGTCGTAAACTGTTCAGGGACCATGAGATAGATAGTGACATTGAGACACCTGTCAGAAATCATATAAAGTTTCCGGGTATTCCAAAAATTGTAAAACCAGCAGATTACCTAAAGAGAAAAAACAAGGTGTTGATTAACAAGAGAAAGAGAGATTTTGATGAATCATTTCTTGAACAATCTTCAAATAAAGCTGCAAAGGTGCCAGTCAAGGTTCGGGTGCAAGAAGATGAACACGCCAGAAAATTTGCTGTGAAGAGTTCATCAGAGCAATTTGTTGACAAGCCTGAGAAGAAAAAACCAAAGGTCAAAGATACTTCTGCAAGCAGTTCAAGACCTGCAAATGAGCAGGAAAAATACTTGGCGACTTCACCCTCATCTACTATGGGGAACTTGCCCCAGAGTTCATTTCCTAGGGTGGACAGTGAAACAGAGAAGAGGTTAGTCACTTGATATAATTACTTGAGGACTCCAGTCACTACACACCCATACATGACCATGTGCTAATTGTACTACGTACTATAAGTGTATGCTTGGTTTGTGTCCAAAATGTACCCTACATATTTTTTTCAATGACCAAAAAAATGGCCTTTGTTTTGGATGCTTGCACTTTTCTGGCGTGCCCACTTCTACTTTCGTGCAGTTTCTTTTGGTAATATTGGCCAAGCCATAGGCAAGAAAAACCTTGGCCAAAGTTTTGGCTAGCCAAATCTTTGGTAAGGTAGACTTGGCTCATACAAAACACTAAGGAAACTTACCAGAATGCCTGACTCTAAAACCAAACATACACGGAAATGTAGTTCTCCTGGACCCGACCAGGGCCTAAAAGCTTACTTGTTTATCTTGCTACAGTTTTCTTCTTGCGTCCTGTGTTTAGCCTTTTTCGTTCAGTTTTATTGACACGGATGTGCAAAGTATAAGTTGATCAAACATTATTTACATTTTAGACTTTAGAGTCCTCATGGAGTCATGGTACTACCTGATATATTCTCAATCTTACTTGCAGGGTAATTGCTTTGGTAGAGAAAGAAGGCTCTTCCTTGACACTAAAAGATATATCAAGCAGGTGCCTTGTGCCATCAACTCATGTATACGCTGGCAGGCAAACTGATAAGATTGTTGCGACGGGCAAGCTTGAGCGTTCTGTTCAGGTCCATTCACTGTTCAGTATTTCCAGCAGGAAATGCAACTTTTCATACTAGTTATTATTTGTTCAGCATTTTCTGAATGATGGGCTTTTTAGGCTGTAGGAGCAGCTCTAAAAGCGCTGGGTAATGGAGGTAATGTTAATGAGGCGAAAGCAGTATGTGAACCTCAAGTTTTGAAGCAGCTAACAAAGTGGCATGTATGTATATTCTAATCATATATTCATCTTTTCATATACTGTTGTTTTTGTAGAAACTTGCATAAATATATCATTCCTATGAGATTTATGGCACGCTCTTTCCGTGCGCGAAGAAGATTCACTGTTAGTATACTTTGATAATTATGATGTATCTGTTCATAATTATGCTTCAAGTGGTACTTCAATAGTTTTTGTTAATGCCGTTATAATATTGTTTTGGTGTTATCCTCTGAAGTCAGTATACTTTGTTTTAGTCCCGTCAGTTCCAATACTTGAGTTAACCCATtgttggttatagtaagaagatgTCAATCTTCTCATGATCTATGAAAGCCGCAATGGCACTTTTACCCCGTCTTCATCTTAGTGTTTCTCCTGAAATTGTTGTTGGCGGGAATGAGCCATTTATTTCCTGAGCGTACTATGATGTTGGGCGGAACATTTGCCTTGCAATGTTATGGTAGTCAATCGATTTCTAACTTTAGATTGTTTTTCTCGTTCCAGACTAGGCTCAGAGTATATATTTCACCATTCATTTATGGGTCACGCTACAGTTCTTTTGGTCGACATTTCACAAAGGTGGATAAGCTTGTTGAGGTATATTCTTATTCAGAAATTATGTTGACACAGCATGAAACATTAACGAGTTGTATATAAAGCCTTAGGGCAAGGTTGTCAGAATCGCAATTCTATTGAATGATTCTACGACTTTACGATCCAAACTAACCACTCTGATTCTACGATCTTGGTTAGTAGAATCTATGTTTTTACGATTCTGCGATTTGCGATCCTACCATTGGAGCTCCGATCCAATTCTGAAAAATCACGGTTCTGACAACCTTGCTTAGGGGCTGTTTGTTTCTAGGCCTAGCAAtgccacactttgccacacaTTTCTTCTCAAACTATCCCAAGGTTAGTTCAATAAAATtggagccacaagttggcaagccttagggaatcttgccacactaaGTGTGTATGATGTGGGGCCCTGGTGTGGCAAAAAGCATCTTACCTAAGGTATGGCTTGAACAAAACACACCTAAATTAGTTAAACTTGCCTCATCTTAGGTGTGGCAACCTTTGGCAAAGTTAGTCTCAAACCAAACAACTTTAAATATCTTTAGAGAGACGAGGAAGTTTCTAGTTTCCACTGTTAGAAAGATATTTGTATTTGTACTAGGTCCCACGTATTTCCTTCTGTATTTTCAGATTCCTACTTTATACATAGATTAAGTTGCTATTCTTCTTAACATGGTATCTTAGATCgtttcacccccccccccccccctctccacCGCGTGCCAGCAACCCACACCCCCCCTCCCCGTACGCATTGATCTTTTCCCCTATCACACGCTAAAATTTAGGCCGAAGACCAAGCTCCAATTTAATTTTCATTTTGTGGTGCCTGCTGGAAACTGATGTTATGGTCTGTTTTTTTAATCTTGGCTTACTTTGTGGTATTTCTGCCCACTTGTCAATTTGACCTTTTGGTTGACAATAATATCCTCTCTCTTGAAATTCTTACTTGAATGCACTTCACTGAGAAACTCTTCTGCCAATTTTTTTGCCTATAGACCAGGGATCAAGAAACCAGCATCAGGAACTGTTTTTTCACCCTCTTTGGTTTTATAGAACAAAAAAAGGGCTAGCTCCATGGTCTAATTGTCACCTTTTGATCTCCCCTTTATATTGGAACAGACATATTTCTTGTGCATGATCCAAATGTTTCTCTCGTGAGTTAGAACCAGAAAAGGTTGGCCAGCTGGAAATCACCTTGGGAAATTTCTGGCCAAGAGCTATTAAAGGATCATGAATATTTTTGGAAAGGAAATCATAGAATCTGACTGATTGCTCCCATTCATTGCCTGCTGAGTGCTTCAAACTACCTATTTGTTTGTTATTTCTCTTTTTTTACCTGATGTTTGTTATTTCTCTCTATTGAATATTTTACTTAGAATTCTATACAATTACACCTCATTAGCAGATTGTTGACAAGCTTCATTGATATGGTACAGATTGTTGATAAACTTCATTGGTATGTGGAACCTGGTGACACGGTATATTCTCTCTCTAGTACATGAGGCACATACTTGTGTCATTGATTATGCCCTCTATTGAAGCAGTGTTCTAGTTATTTTAAAAAGGTTAAATATGTGTAACCCACCATTGCATATGCTATCTCTGCCGAGTGCTCACTAATGAACGATAATCAGAATGATGTTTTACAGCATGTTACATACTGTGGGTCTGCTCAGTGCTCACTAATGAATGATAATGAAAACGATGTTTTACAACATGTTACATACTATGGGTCTCTGCTCAGTGCTCACTAATGACGGTAAAGAAAATTTATGATAACGTTTGCTGCGATAACCAATCTCAATAAATAGTACAAACAAGAGCTTAACTACCTGTAGTAGAATCGAGGTTTTGTACTACTAAGTTACAGCCTATTGTTGAGCTGTATGAAGTACCCATTTTTCTAATCGTGGCAGgttattttagtttagttttcAGGAGGGCTTCTGGCTTTTATCTGTCTTTGTTTAGCTTTGGATTATGTGGATCTATTGCATATTAATATGATTTTACCAGTAGGGATCTCCCGTACTGTCCTTGTAAAATGCTATTTTCATTTTATCATAGCCGCCACACAGTATCACCGATTCATTGTATTTGCATCATGCCTTGATATCTTGAATTCTGTTGAACTTGAAGATAGTGGATTTCTGCTGTGGCGCAAATGATTTCAGTCGATTGATGAAAGAAAAACTTGATGAAGTTGACAAGAAGTGTCATTTCAAGAATTATGATCTTATCCAACCACAGGTAAACTACCGAGTCCTTTTGAGTTGATAGCGCAGTCATTGTTTATCTTGTTTAATTTTCTTCGGGAACATAAAGTCCTTGTTTTATTTATCCTCTGGTACTTTGTTGCTTTGTTCCCGATAATTGGATTAAAATTAGACAACTAGTCTTTGTTTAATCTATGATCGGCAAATCGTAACCTGGGCCAGTGGCCCACTTGACTAGAAGGGGTACTGCACGACCGGGTGACTAGTCGACGATTTGCGGTGGCTAATTGAATCTGCCTGGTAGTGCGACTTAAGCCCACTGCCAGTTTTTGAGATATATGGACTATATGTTGAGAGGCAGTTTGAGGCCACTACACCACACGCTGCCAGGCGAATAGAGGGATGAGCATCACACTAACCACACAGCCGTGTCATGGCCACTGGTTATCGCCCCAGCTCATTGGAACTGTCAGCCCATCTCCGCCTTCGGCCTTTGCAGGTGACTCCTCTGTTCTTTCCTTTCATCTCCTCTTCCATCTTCCGTCATGCTCTGTTCTGTAGGCTATGCTCTGGTCTGCTGCTTTGTTAGCTAGAGTAGTACCTGCTTTCATTCCTAATGCGTGTACTAGCATTGTACCACTGATTTCTTTTAGAGTTAAGACTGTTTGTTGATGTTTACAACACTACTACTGGTTTTAGCATGTGACATACTTGGATAATTAGATCTGCAGATGTTGTACACTAGCAACTATTCCCGTGCTTCTTTGGTTCTACCAACTACCAAATATCAACTAATGCAATACTATGTAACATTGTTTTCTGCAGGTCCCGTGGCTCAGCTACACGGAAGTGATGCAATTGCAGCCATAGCCGCTGGCTCAGGCACCCACGGATCCCGCACAGTATCAAGTTATTTTGGTGCAGTATTGTATATAGTCTAGTATTTGTAGCTGATGGTAGGACTATTCACGACTAACCttaactagtactccctccgtaaacaaatataagatgttctaacttttttctGATTCAGATGTGTATAGACGCATTTTAGTGtatttgttcactcatttcagtccgtatgtagtccatactCCATACTGAAATATCTAAAAcgtcttatactccctccgttcctaaatacaagtctttgtagagatttcagtatgaactacatacggatgtatatagacatattttagagtgtagattcactcattttgctccgtatgtagttcatattggaatctcttgaaagacttatatttaggaacggagggagtatttgttaaCTGAGGGAGTAGCAACTTGTCGGTACCCCAATAGTCAAGATTTAACGACTTGTAAACCTTCCCATCAAATAGAGCTCCTGAAGTAAATGCATTAGGGCTTACCTATTGTGATCTGTTTATTCCATGGCCTGAAAGTGCCCTTACTGGAGTTCCAATTGCTTTCCCACTTTCATGCTTACTCCCAATATTTATGCCCTTCCCAGAATAGCTTTTGCTTTGAAAGGAGGGATTGGATGACTGTGCAGCCAGACGAACTGCCTGGCGGAAGGCAACTGGTATACTTTATGCGATGCAGATACTAGTTCTATACAAAATAATTCCTACTGCTGGTTAACATCTATTAATACTTGATTAGATAATGGGGCTTAATCCTCCTTTTGGAGTCAAAGCAGCTCTGGCGAACAAATTTATCGacaaagcattgtcttttaagcCCAAGCTTGTTATACTAATTGTCCCAAAAGAAACTAAAAGGTAACCACCATATTCCTTTCAGTTAACCTTTGTGTTGAATTGTTAAGACTGTTATTGACATCTCTTTTTCACACTTACTTTGGACTCTGTTCATGCTCTTCTCATTTTCTGGTATTGCCAGGTTAGATCAAAAGAAGACACCTTATGATTTGGTTTGGGAGGATAGTAACTGTCTTGCTGGGAAGGTAAAGGGCTTATGAACTTCAATAAATCTTATTGACCTTTGAGCGTAGTTTATTCCTTTGTTGTTTTGCCTAATATATTTCTTTGAATTTGCAGTCGTTTTATTTGCCTGGTTCTCTCGATGTGAATGACAAAATAGTTCAAGGGTGGAATGCATCTGCACCACCCCTCTATTTGTGGAGTCGTTCTGATTGGACAAAAAAGCATAAGGAAGTAGCCAAGGCGCATAATCACACAAGTGTGGGGAAAATCTCTCGCCGTGTTGAACAGGGTAATTTGTCAGATGATGGCCCTGCGAAGAAAGAAGCTGAATCTTCTGATGTGCATAATTCAAGACCAGGGAAAGAAAAGGAGAATATAAGAAATACCTCATGCCACCCAAGAGAGGTCAATCTATCAAATAATTTACCTGCACGGAGAAAAGCTGAACCTAAGAGTAAGCAAAATGCTAGATCAGGAAAAGCAAAAGAGACTAGAGAGAAGGCTACATGTGATTTCAGAGAGGATAGTCCATCAGGAAAAGCAGAAGAGAAAAGGCATAAGGCGGCATGCTCTGTCAGAGAGGTTAGTCCATCAGATGACCACCTTGTGAAGAAACAAGATAGACCTGGAGAAGAGAAAGCAGCCAGAAAGGCAAACTTCACGGTAAAGAAGCAAGCTAGGCCTAGAGAAGACGAAGAAGCTAATCTATCAGGTAACCGCCCCCTGAAGAAACAAGCTGAAGCTACCTCTCAACAAATTTCCCGACCAGGGAAACAGAATAGCAGGGATGAAAGCGAAAGCTCTGATGACAGGAGAAGGAAAAGGATCCCTGACGAGGCAGACAGCCTCCCTCCAGAAAAGCAAGTGGAAGTTGCCTATGAGGAGACGAGAGCTATTCCAAGTAAAAGGGGTATGCACCAAGGACAGAGCAATGGAACTAATGCTCGTGTAAAGGAATCGAAAGGGAGTTCAGACATGAGTATGTCATCATCCCTTGAAAACAGCACTGCTCGTCACAGATCCAGAAGCAATTCCCCTTTTATACCAAATGAACAACCCTCTGGTTATACGACAGCGCACCGCGATAGTAATATGAAGTATCATGTGAAAGAACCTCGCGTCTCTACATTCAACAGCGCTACTACTTATCAGGCAAGTTATTTGGCAAACAGTGATGGGCGCAAGGATGCAATCGGAGAGAGGAATGACCCCACTTTTTACATGGGTGCTGATGATAGGTCAAGTGCGTACAACTCCAGCATTGAAGAGATGACCAAAAGGTATGCTCCTGGCCGAGCTGGGGACGTGTGCAGTCCGCAAGGTCAGGGAAATGGTGGCAGCTTCTCCAGGAGGCAGGATGATCACCTTCAGACCAGTCTTTACTCCCTTGGTTCTTCAGGTGCTAGATATGACCAGATTGGTTCTTCAGGTGCTAGATATGACCAGATTGTTTCTTCAGGTGCAAGATATGACCCGCGATCTTTAACTTCGCCGTCTTATGGGCTGTTGAGTACAACTCCACGGAGCTCAGTCATAGACAAGTACAGTCCAGGGTTCTCGGGTTCAAGTGGATCTGGACCGTCAGTCATGGACAGCTACGCTCCTGGTTACTTGGGCGCAAATGCACCAGGAAGAAGCTTGGTAATGGACAGATATGCTCCACCCCTCGATGAAACGAACTACGCAATGCGAGGTGTTCATGATGTGCCTGGATATGGAAGGGACATGCCTCCACAGTACCCCTACAGAGGGCCAGATCCTTCTGGCAGAGGGCCGCCTCATATTTGATTACTGAAGCTTCTCCAAGTTACCCTAGCCATGCAGTTTTTCTTCTTTCTGACCCGACCTGTTCAAAGTGACTTCTGTAATTAGGTTGTCACGAATGAATGGGTATGCAGATGATGACTCGCTGTTTAGTCCTTGCCAATGCTGTGATACCTGTTATGTGAAAATCTCTACCATGCTTTTCTATGTTTTTTGCACCATGTTTCATGGAAAAAGCTTCCAATCAACCGGCCGATCTTTCTCGCTGCATCCATCGCTCGCAGTCGTTAGCTCGCGACCCATTTGGTCCATTGGATCGTGAGGGCGCGTGACTCGCATGAAGACTTGGTGCACGTGCTTGGCCCTTACTACCTGGGCCAACCCTATTTAGTGCAAATAAATTCCGCAATGTTGCAAAACTTGCTCCTTTCTGGAACATCACCATAGTGGCAAAGTTTTCTGCAACAATACCATTGTTGCAAAAGTTACATCACGTCTTTGCATAAAGTCTCTGTTTCAGCAACAACCAACTTGTTGCAATTCGTGAAATCGCACGATATAGCATATATGGTTAGAACCGTGTGCGGGTATTTCATGGCACCCTGGCTCTTTGGATAACTAACATCTTAGGTGGATATGGGAGGCCTAGACGTGTCCTCTATGTGGAGTTTGATGGATGGGACCCACGAGTAAACATGTAGAAACCCATCCGTCCGATGGGAGCTGAGCAGTGTGCATCCATGTGGCCGCCCCGGTGCACAGCCCGAGGGCCAAACCGCCAGATGGCGAGCCTTGACCCTACCATCTTCATTTTCATCCCTTTCGTCCGCGCCGCCACCATGACCCGGTCTACGTCTTATTGTTTAAGCTCCAAGCTTGATGTTGTTGTTTAAGCTCCAAGCTTGATGTTGTTGTTTAAGCTCCAAGCTTGATGTTGTTGTTTAAGCTCCAAGCTTGATGTCGATCGGTAGCCATGGTCTGGCAAAAGGTTACCTACTACAAGATGCTGGCCATGTTCTCGCAAAAAAAGAAGAGCTGACCCGATAGAGATCCTAGTGAAGATGGAGGCATGACACGTCGCTCGCATTGCAACCGGACGAGGAGGGGACGCATCAGAGTTTTATTCCACTACCAGTGAACACGAGGCCGACGGCTCCGGCAAGAATGTCCTTGACATATCTAATGGCAAGTAGATCCTTTGCTTATTTTTAGCTATGTACGTACATGAATTTTATGTTGTACTATGTGCTAGTATGGATTGAGGATCCGAAAATGAAGACTATGATTGCAATGTCTAAAATTGAGGGGTGATACTATGGACACGTCCGAGATGTATAGGGGTCTAAATTTGTGCAGTCCGGTATAcatatctactccctccgttccataatacatgcctttcatttgtcaaaatatagatgtatctagatatgttttagtatataggtacatccatttTTAGACAAATGAAAATCAAGTATTTTGAAACGAAAGGAGTAATACCCAACCTCTGTAGCGATTCCTTGTAGAAATAAATATCAGAGGCCTCCATAAACTGAAGAAGTAAGGTGGAGCTGCACTCAAGTCCTCATTTGGTGCTCGAGATCTGCAACATCTGGAGCCGGTGGACATTTTATTCCAAGCGTCACAACACAACATAACCAAGCCTCTATATCTGGGAGAGTTTTCGCTCTATTATTGTTCCACTTGGATGAAAAAGACGTCTTGGTAAATTTGAATGGGGCACGTGTATTTGTTTGGTACACGGGTGTGTAGAAATGCGTTGTGGATTCGGTTTTTTGTTTCAAATTTTTTGAACTGGTGTCGCGGTTTGTTTGGTTGCTTTAGCATTTTCGTACTGCATGTGGGGCAGGCTGTCACTATGAAAATTGCGCCCTGACACCTTTTTCTGCTTCGATGCTTCTTCGTATCTTGGTTGGTCGTCGGTTTGCGTCTCGGCCGTTGCTGCCCAATCGATATGTCGCTTTCGGTTCCTGCCGCTGTTGGTGAGACGTTGTGTCGCTTTCGGTTCCGGCCGCTGTTGCCTGTTGGTTATCCTTGGTGCCGCTTTGGCCGTGCTTTCCAGAGTGTGCTGGTGTGTTTGCATCGGTGCCCATTTGGCTATAAATAGCTCCACCACCCCTCCTCACCTCCGTCCCCCAGCCGCCCCCGTACGCGCCGCCCTGTTGGTGGAGCTCACCTGCGCCGCCATGGATCTCGGCGGTGTTGGAGGACCGTTCTGCAATGTTGGCCTCCCCAAGGTCCTGCTGGTGACCTGGACGCTCGCCGGCGCTGCTCCGGTTTCTCATGCCGGTGTGATTTAAGAACCAACCGGCGGGTGCTTCTATTTTGCATGGTGTCCGTCCACGTGCGGCGGTGTGGTAGCTAGAGAGAGGAGCGGCGACGAGGTGTGTGT
This genomic window contains:
- the LOC109754697 gene encoding protein ENHANCED DOWNY MILDEW 2 is translated as MMMMSDDDDDSDPQFNVVADYFFVDAEKNPICLSALPIRFEQGTDEATQCKQNIVLRGVADSGITVYTHVVAWKLGLEGKQPVIAVLSVEGSWINLAKPRNSYEEEFRTIFITVRMLHFLRRKPEEPEKNLWSHLRKVFDKFDLRPSKDDFRNHRSLLKLFAEKDLNLAKSQVLRAFIEDGSKKQTSEVESDNIEMKQSFIASDEEIEDMVSDGSSESDGNSESDEEEDDLFDFTCAICDNGGDLLGCDGPCMRSFHAKIGTGEDSYCDTLGFTEAEVEAMKTFLCKNCEYKQHQCFICGVLEPSDGPTAKVFLCNNATCGYFYHPKCVARKLHPNNKIEALEKENKIIGGSSFTCPIHWCFHCKGLEDRSQEQLQFAVCRRCPKSYHRKCLPREIPFEDSNEDIVTRAWDLSKRILIYCLDHEIDSDIETPVRNHIKFPGIPKIVKPADYLKRKNKVLINKRKRDFDESFLEQSSNKAAKVPVKVRVQEDEHARKFAVKSSSEQFVDKPEKKKPKVKDTSASSSRPANEQEKYLATSPSSTMGNLPQSSFPRVDSETEKRVIALVEKEGSSLTLKDISSRCLVPSTHVYAGRQTDKIVATGKLERSVQAVGAALKALGNGGNVNEAKAVCEPQVLKQLTKWHTRLRVYISPFIYGSRYSSFGRHFTKVDKLVEIVDKLHWYVEPGDTIVDFCCGANDFSRLMKEKLDEVDKKCHFKNYDLIQPQNSFCFERRDWMTVQPDELPGGRQLIMGLNPPFGVKAALANKFIDKALSFKPKLVILIVPKETKRLDQKKTPYDLVWEDSNCLAGKSFYLPGSLDVNDKIVQGWNASAPPLYLWSRSDWTKKHKEVAKAHNHTSVGKISRRVEQGNLSDDGPAKKEAESSDVHNSRPGKEKENIRNTSCHPREVNLSNNLPARRKAEPKSKQNARSGKAKETREKATCDFREDSPSGKAEEKRHKAACSVREVSPSDDHLVKKQDRPGEEKAARKANFTVKKQARPREDEEANLSGNRPLKKQAEATSQQISRPGKQNSRDESESSDDRRRKRIPDEADSLPPEKQVEVAYEETRAIPSKRGMHQGQSNGTNARVKESKGSSDMSMSSSLENSTARHRSRSNSPFIPNEQPSGYTTAHRDSNMKYHVKEPRVSTFNSATTYQASYLANSDGRKDAIGERNDPTFYMGADDRSSAYNSSIEEMTKRYAPGRAGDVCSPQGQGNGGSFSRRQDDHLQTSLYSLGSSGARYDQIGSSGARYDQIVSSGARYDPRSLTSPSYGLLSTTPRSSVIDKYSPGFSGSSGSGPSVMDSYAPGYLGANAPGRSLVMDRYAPPLDETNYAMRGVHDVPGYGRDMPPQYPYRGPDPSGRGPPHI